A single Desulfobaculum xiamenense DNA region contains:
- the hmcF gene encoding sulfate respiration complex iron-sulfur protein HmcF translates to MPEGKFCNKTPIQTEEALLSLLSDTRGTQYYEEMKSLEVNKEDLWNRIQKTCKSRMRTWLDICAHCGLCADSCFLYLVNDRDPEQVPSRKIQSMLRTMIEKKGDVTTEFMIECMNTAWSKCTCCSRCAQFCPHGIDMGQMNSYIRGLLFSQGFVPWEMKIGSGMHRVYRAQMDVTTEDWVETCEWMAEENEEEWPGLEIPVDKEGADIMYTCNAREPKHYPEDLAEAAILFHIAGENWTVPSEGWEQTSLTMFAGDWEGAKMQVDNVYAAIERLKPKRVIGTECGHAHRATVVEGPYWAGRASGKPPAPYIHYVQWVAEALRTGKLKIDPSKRIKELVTLQDSCNYVRNHGLAEITREIMSYMVEPGYFVEMTPCKEYNYCCGGGGGFNGIGRYRQQRNKALQTKRDQILATGAKLVISPCHNCWDAIRDLEEEYEIGIRWSFLKPLLIGMVEIPEHLQPKE, encoded by the coding sequence CAGTACTACGAGGAAATGAAGTCTCTGGAGGTCAACAAGGAAGACCTCTGGAACCGCATCCAGAAGACCTGCAAGTCGCGCATGCGCACGTGGCTCGACATCTGCGCTCACTGCGGCCTGTGCGCCGACTCCTGCTTCCTCTACCTCGTCAACGACCGTGACCCCGAACAGGTGCCCAGCCGCAAGATCCAGAGCATGTTGCGCACCATGATCGAGAAGAAGGGCGACGTGACCACCGAGTTCATGATCGAATGCATGAACACCGCATGGTCCAAGTGCACCTGCTGCTCGCGCTGCGCACAGTTCTGCCCCCATGGCATCGACATGGGCCAGATGAACAGCTACATCCGCGGCCTTCTGTTCTCGCAGGGCTTCGTGCCGTGGGAGATGAAGATCGGCTCCGGCATGCACCGCGTCTACCGCGCGCAGATGGACGTGACCACCGAAGACTGGGTGGAAACCTGCGAGTGGATGGCCGAGGAGAACGAAGAGGAATGGCCCGGCCTCGAAATCCCCGTGGATAAGGAAGGCGCGGACATCATGTACACATGTAACGCCCGCGAGCCGAAGCACTATCCCGAGGATCTCGCGGAAGCCGCCATCCTGTTCCACATCGCCGGAGAGAACTGGACCGTGCCGAGCGAGGGCTGGGAACAGACCTCGCTGACCATGTTCGCTGGCGACTGGGAAGGCGCGAAGATGCAGGTGGACAACGTCTACGCCGCCATCGAGCGCCTGAAGCCCAAGCGCGTCATCGGCACGGAATGCGGCCATGCGCACCGCGCCACCGTGGTCGAGGGCCCCTACTGGGCGGGCCGCGCCAGCGGCAAACCCCCGGCACCCTACATCCACTACGTGCAGTGGGTGGCCGAGGCCCTGCGCACCGGCAAGCTCAAGATCGACCCGTCCAAGCGCATCAAGGAGCTTGTAACCCTGCAGGACTCCTGCAACTATGTACGTAACCACGGTCTGGCGGAAATCACCCGCGAGATCATGTCGTACATGGTCGAGCCCGGGTACTTCGTCGAGATGACCCCGTGCAAGGAGTACAACTACTGCTGCGGTGGTGGCGGCGGCTTCAACGGCATCGGCCGTTACCGCCAGCAGCGCAACAAGGCGCTCCAGACGAAGCGCGATCAGATTCTCGCCACGGGCGCGAAGCTGGTCATCTCGCCCTGTCACAACTGCTGGGACGCAATCCGCGACCTGGAGGAAGAATACGAGATCGGCATCAGATGGTCGTTCCTCAAGCCCCTGCTGATCGGCATGGTTGAGATTCCCGAGCATCTGCAGCCCAAGGAATAG
- the divK gene encoding DVU0259 family response regulator domain-containing protein, translated as MPKKIMVVDDDPAIVDYLVSLFEDNGYATCSAIDGADALDIIGNEMPDLITLDLEMPNEWGPRFYRKYSQDPALADIPVIVISGLSGIHLAIRKAVATIQKPFDADKVIAIVRETIGA; from the coding sequence ATGCCGAAGAAGATCATGGTCGTGGACGACGATCCCGCCATCGTGGACTATCTGGTCAGCCTCTTCGAGGACAACGGCTACGCCACGTGCAGTGCCATCGACGGAGCCGACGCGCTGGACATCATCGGCAACGAGATGCCCGATCTCATCACCCTGGACCTCGAAATGCCGAACGAATGGGGTCCCCGGTTCTACAGGAAGTATTCGCAGGACCCGGCACTGGCCGACATTCCGGTCATCGTCATCAGCGGGCTTTCCGGCATCCACCTCGCCATTCGCAAGGCGGTCGCCACCATTCAGAAGCCCTTCGATGCCGACAAGGTCATTGCCATAGTCAGGGAAACCATCGGTGCCTAG
- the divK gene encoding DVU0259 family response regulator domain-containing protein: MAKKILIIDDDPNIVSYLTDIFTDNGYETCTAGDGSEAMDVVLAEKPDLITLDLEMPNEWGPRFYRKLSQEPEYKRIPVIVISGLAGNKYAVPKAIASLTKPFNPDELISIVRQTIGQ, encoded by the coding sequence ATGGCCAAGAAGATTCTCATCATCGACGATGACCCGAACATTGTCTCCTATCTGACCGACATCTTCACCGACAACGGATATGAAACGTGTACGGCAGGCGACGGCTCGGAAGCCATGGACGTGGTGCTCGCCGAGAAGCCCGACCTCATCACCCTCGATCTGGAAATGCCCAACGAGTGGGGTCCGCGCTTCTACCGCAAGCTCTCGCAGGAACCCGAGTACAAGCGCATTCCCGTCATCGTCATCAGTGGCCTTGCCGGGAACAAGTACGCGGTGCCCAAGGCCATCGCCAGCCTGACCAAGCCCTTCAATCCCGACGAACTCATCTCCATCGTCAGGCAGACCATCGGCCAATAG
- a CDS encoding hybrid sensor histidine kinase/response regulator: MKKQLLLVDDEPGIRTFLGLSLTDLGYEVLTAENGPDALRVFDEAHPPIVLTDIKMPGMDGIELLKAIKAKKPDAEVIMISGHGDMDLAIQSLKFDAADFVTKPINDEVLEAALGRVVEKITMREKLHEYTVNLERLVEEKSARVVELERQVAVGQVVDGLASAIRGITDLVDDGDTFNAMPCFISVHNAYMEIVAVNQLYRAKLGDMVGRNSWDLYADPNAKDAGCPVGRTFATGRGQRARMTLRTPDNGEIPVIVHTAPILDQDGEVDLVLEITVDVTEIKRLQEELRATREKYQVLFDETPCFISVLDRQFRTTASNRLYNELFGGEPGLPCHQVLAHRDAPCDNCPAARTFSDGQTHQRETVITSRDGRQYNVLVWTAPLRNDKGEVAEVMELAADITQIRELQDHLASLGLMIGSMSHGIKGMLTALDGGIYRVESGMRRDDRDKIASGWETVKDLTGRIRSMVLQMLHYAKNRDLNWERVDVAEFYDAVAALVEPKATKTGVRFVRETDGEPGFIEADAHVLSAAFVNFLENAVDACVSDTTGDKEHAVTFGLTAEPQRIRITISDNGTGMDRETREKLFTLFFSSKGCRGTGLGLFVSDKSIRQHGGDIAVDSQPGQGTTFTITIPRRLPPEAKACETPCQ, encoded by the coding sequence ATGAAGAAACAACTGCTGCTCGTGGACGACGAACCCGGAATACGAACCTTTCTCGGCCTGTCCCTCACTGACCTCGGTTATGAGGTGCTCACCGCAGAAAACGGACCGGACGCCCTACGCGTCTTCGACGAGGCTCACCCGCCCATCGTGCTCACGGACATCAAGATGCCCGGCATGGACGGCATCGAGCTGCTCAAGGCCATAAAGGCCAAAAAGCCCGACGCGGAGGTCATCATGATCTCCGGCCACGGCGATATGGACCTCGCCATTCAGAGCCTCAAGTTCGACGCTGCGGACTTCGTGACCAAGCCCATCAACGACGAGGTGCTCGAAGCTGCGCTTGGCCGCGTGGTGGAAAAGATCACCATGCGCGAGAAGCTGCACGAGTACACTGTGAACCTCGAACGGCTGGTGGAGGAGAAGTCCGCCCGCGTGGTGGAGCTGGAGCGTCAGGTGGCAGTGGGACAGGTGGTGGACGGGCTGGCCAGCGCCATCCGGGGCATAACGGACCTCGTGGACGACGGCGACACCTTCAACGCCATGCCCTGCTTCATCTCCGTCCATAACGCCTACATGGAGATTGTAGCCGTCAACCAACTCTACCGCGCCAAGCTCGGAGACATGGTGGGCCGCAACTCGTGGGATCTCTACGCCGACCCCAACGCCAAGGACGCAGGCTGCCCCGTGGGGCGCACCTTCGCCACGGGCCGCGGCCAGCGGGCGCGCATGACGCTTCGCACCCCGGACAACGGGGAGATTCCGGTCATCGTCCACACGGCTCCCATCCTCGATCAGGACGGCGAGGTGGACCTCGTGCTGGAAATCACCGTGGACGTCACGGAAATCAAGCGCCTGCAGGAAGAACTTCGCGCCACCCGCGAAAAGTATCAGGTCCTCTTCGACGAGACGCCCTGCTTCATCTCCGTGCTGGACCGCCAGTTCCGGACCACGGCCTCCAACCGTCTCTACAACGAGCTTTTCGGCGGCGAACCAGGCCTGCCCTGCCATCAGGTCCTCGCCCACCGCGACGCCCCGTGCGACAACTGCCCTGCGGCGCGGACATTCTCGGACGGCCAAACCCACCAGCGCGAAACGGTCATCACCTCGCGCGACGGCAGGCAGTACAACGTGCTGGTCTGGACCGCCCCGCTACGCAACGATAAGGGCGAGGTGGCGGAGGTCATGGAACTCGCGGCGGACATCACGCAGATCCGCGAACTGCAGGACCATCTGGCCTCGCTCGGCCTCATGATCGGGTCCATGAGCCACGGCATCAAGGGCATGCTCACCGCGCTGGACGGCGGCATCTACCGCGTGGAATCGGGCATGCGCCGCGACGACCGCGACAAGATCGCCTCCGGCTGGGAGACGGTGAAGGACCTCACCGGACGCATCCGGAGCATGGTGCTGCAGATGCTGCACTACGCCAAGAATCGCGACCTGAACTGGGAGCGGGTGGACGTTGCGGAATTCTACGACGCCGTGGCCGCCCTCGTCGAGCCGAAGGCCACCAAGACTGGTGTGCGCTTCGTGCGCGAAACCGATGGCGAGCCGGGATTCATCGAAGCCGACGCGCACGTGCTGTCCGCCGCGTTTGTCAACTTTCTCGAAAATGCCGTGGACGCCTGCGTTTCCGACACGACAGGCGACAAGGAACATGCCGTGACCTTCGGCCTCACAGCAGAACCACAGCGCATCCGCATCACCATCTCCGACAACGGCACAGGCATGGACCGCGAAACGCGCGAGAAGCTCTTCACGCTGTTCTTCTCGTCCAAGGGCTGCCGAGGCACTGGGCTTGGCCTCTTCGTCTCGGACAAATCCATCCGCCAGCACGGCGGCGACATCGCTGTCGATTCCCAGCCCGGGCAGGGCACCACGTTCACCATCACCATCCCCCGCAGGCTCCCGCCCGAGGCCAAGGCCTGCGAAACGCCCTGCCAGTGA
- a CDS encoding universal stress protein, protein MFKKILFATSATPACDHAARVAFELAKRHGAELIAFHVLGIPTRAFSQVVKDVRTGEEVTLDDDYLDSVKDEIKNFYLKQFDEFDNARIEVATGWPHREILRMARETSADLIIMGASAREDSPYYRYGIPGSTLQRVAKAARCPVLTVSRPSASYWGGFSSVVFATDFSAPAKNAFGFAASLARDLDCELSIFHALDISAMAAGKVMDQEEIEDALIAARRKMHSEYASKLGEFKKVNVEAWEGVPYVEIVKYARERQADLIVLAHHIRETDAERARIGSTMEQVIVRANCPVVSVNRPDKVQDL, encoded by the coding sequence ATGTTCAAGAAGATTCTGTTCGCGACTTCCGCAACCCCCGCGTGCGACCATGCCGCACGAGTCGCCTTCGAACTGGCGAAGCGACACGGGGCAGAACTCATAGCCTTCCACGTTCTGGGCATTCCCACCCGCGCATTCAGCCAGGTGGTCAAGGATGTCCGTACCGGCGAGGAAGTGACCCTCGATGACGACTACCTCGATTCGGTCAAGGACGAGATCAAGAACTTCTACCTGAAGCAGTTCGACGAGTTCGACAACGCCCGCATCGAAGTCGCCACCGGCTGGCCGCACCGCGAGATTCTTCGCATGGCCCGCGAAACCTCCGCAGACCTCATCATCATGGGCGCAAGCGCCCGCGAGGATTCCCCCTACTACCGTTACGGCATTCCCGGCAGCACGCTCCAGCGCGTGGCCAAGGCCGCCCGCTGCCCCGTGCTCACCGTCAGCCGTCCCTCGGCCTCCTACTGGGGCGGATTCTCCAGCGTGGTCTTCGCCACGGACTTCTCCGCTCCGGCCAAAAACGCCTTCGGCTTCGCAGCATCCCTCGCCCGCGACCTCGACTGCGAACTCTCCATCTTCCACGCCCTCGACATCTCGGCCATGGCCGCAGGCAAGGTCATGGATCAGGAGGAGATCGAGGACGCCCTCATCGCCGCGCGGCGCAAGATGCATAGCGAATACGCCTCCAAGCTCGGCGAGTTCAAGAAGGTCAACGTCGAAGCGTGGGAAGGCGTTCCCTACGTGGAAATCGTCAAGTACGCGCGCGAGCGGCAGGCCGACCTCATCGTCCTGGCCCACCACATCCGCGAGACGGACGCCGAGCGCGCCCGCATCGGCAGCACCATGGAACAGGTCATCGTTCGCGCCAACTGCCCCGTGGTCAGCGTGAACCGGCCGGACAAGGTTCAGGATCTCTAG